In one window of Duganella dendranthematis DNA:
- a CDS encoding GH1 family beta-glucosidase, whose amino-acid sequence MSKPIHFPPDFIWGSATSAYQIEGSPLADGAGPSIWQRFCAVPGNVRDGDNGDIACDHYNRYKEDVALMARLGLKAYRFSVSWSRILPQGRGAVNQPGLDFYSKLIDELLAHGIEPMVTLYHWDLPAALDDRGGWLNPDIADWFTDYTRILFKAFDGRVKSWATLNEPWVVTDGGYMHGTLAPGHRNLHEAALASHNLMRAHGSAVQAYREIGRHQIGIVVNIEPKYPASQSQEDLDATRRADAYMNRQYLDPIFLGSYPPELKQMFGDAWPDWPAADFDLIGQKLDFVGINYYTRSVVRNEPSNWPLKVAPVRQPQATYTETGWEVFPQGLTDTLTTFTQRYGPMPVYIMENGSAFYDPPNAENGRVHDPLRIDCLRKNMQALSNALAQGVDVRGYMVWSLLDNLEWSLGFAKRFGIVHVNFETQQRTLKDSAYLYADIVASNGACLNPTV is encoded by the coding sequence ATGAGCAAACCGATTCATTTTCCGCCTGATTTCATTTGGGGTAGCGCCACTTCCGCCTACCAGATCGAAGGCTCGCCGCTGGCCGATGGCGCGGGACCGAGTATCTGGCAGCGCTTCTGCGCGGTGCCCGGCAACGTGCGTGACGGCGACAACGGTGACATCGCCTGCGACCATTACAACCGCTACAAGGAAGACGTGGCGCTGATGGCCAGACTGGGGCTGAAAGCCTACCGCTTCAGTGTATCGTGGAGCCGCATCCTGCCGCAGGGGCGTGGCGCGGTCAATCAGCCCGGGCTGGATTTCTACAGCAAACTGATTGACGAGTTGCTGGCGCATGGGATCGAGCCGATGGTGACGCTGTATCACTGGGACTTGCCGGCCGCGCTGGACGATCGCGGCGGCTGGCTCAATCCCGATATCGCCGACTGGTTCACGGACTACACGCGCATCCTGTTCAAGGCCTTCGATGGACGCGTCAAATCCTGGGCCACCCTGAACGAACCCTGGGTGGTGACGGACGGCGGCTACATGCACGGCACGCTGGCGCCGGGGCATCGCAACCTGCACGAGGCGGCGTTGGCCAGCCATAACCTGATGCGTGCGCACGGCAGTGCCGTCCAGGCCTACCGCGAAATCGGGCGGCATCAGATCGGCATCGTCGTCAATATCGAACCGAAGTACCCCGCCAGCCAGTCGCAGGAAGACCTTGACGCGACCCGCCGTGCCGACGCCTATATGAATCGCCAGTACCTCGATCCGATTTTTCTCGGCAGTTACCCACCGGAGCTGAAGCAGATGTTCGGCGACGCCTGGCCGGACTGGCCGGCGGCCGATTTCGATCTGATCGGCCAGAAGCTGGATTTCGTCGGCATCAATTACTACACGCGCAGCGTGGTGCGCAACGAGCCGTCCAACTGGCCGCTGAAGGTGGCCCCGGTGCGCCAGCCGCAAGCCACCTACACCGAAACCGGCTGGGAAGTCTTCCCGCAAGGACTGACCGACACGCTGACCACCTTCACTCAGCGTTATGGCCCCATGCCGGTGTACATCATGGAAAACGGTTCAGCGTTCTACGATCCGCCGAACGCGGAGAACGGCCGCGTGCACGATCCGCTGCGGATCGATTGTCTGCGCAAGAATATGCAAGCCCTGAGCAATGCGCTGGCGCAGGGTGTCGATGTGCGCGGCTACATGGTGTGGTCGCTGCTCGACAACTTGGAGTGGTCGCTGGGCTTTGCCAAGCGCTTCGGCATCGTCCATGTGAATTTCGAAACGCAGCAGCGCACGCTGAAAGACAGCGCCTACCTGTATGCCGATATCGTCGCCAGCAATGGCGCCTGCCTGAACCCAACCGTATAA
- a CDS encoding SdpI family protein: MKPRAIMLCFLMILAMAAVTAYYYSSLPEIIPVHWNAAGKVNGYGGRWQLWLAGPGTMTGMLLFAMAIPWLSPEKFEVKSFPETYSYIMAAVVALFGGIEIIMLCGALGVQLPTVRVLLALILLAQVLIGNSMGKVRRNFFIGIRTPWTLASEAVWYATHRLAARLMVASGLLGLLAVWLAAPYWVLLVLMSAWAPLAAAYSLLLYKRLPQ, from the coding sequence ATGAAGCCACGCGCAATCATGCTGTGCTTCTTGATGATCCTGGCCATGGCGGCCGTCACCGCGTATTACTATTCGTCGCTGCCCGAAATCATTCCGGTGCACTGGAACGCGGCCGGCAAGGTCAATGGCTACGGCGGACGCTGGCAACTGTGGCTGGCCGGTCCGGGCACCATGACCGGCATGCTGCTGTTTGCGATGGCGATACCGTGGCTGTCGCCCGAAAAATTTGAAGTGAAAAGCTTCCCGGAGACCTATAGCTATATCATGGCGGCGGTGGTGGCGCTATTTGGCGGCATCGAGATTATCATGCTATGCGGCGCGCTGGGTGTGCAGCTGCCGACGGTACGCGTACTGCTTGCCCTGATCTTGCTGGCGCAGGTTTTGATCGGCAACTCAATGGGTAAGGTACGCCGCAACTTCTTCATCGGCATCCGCACGCCGTGGACGCTGGCCAGCGAAGCGGTGTGGTACGCCACCCATCGACTGGCGGCGCGGCTGATGGTGGCCAGCGGCTTGCTTGGCCTGCTGGCCGTGTGGCTGGCCGCCCCGTACTGGGTGCTGTTGGTGCTGATGAGTGCATGGGCGCCGCTGGCGGCAGCTTATTCGCTGCTGCTGTATAAACGTCTTCCTCAGTAA
- a CDS encoding ABC transporter ATP-binding protein yields MAGLEIQGVRKGFGQQPILRGIDLSIADGEFVVFVGPSGCGKSTLLRTICGLETVDEGAVRIGGKDMTHVPPAQRGIAMVFQSYALYPHMTVYDNMGFALKLAGLTPEAIREKVMQAAAILRIEPLLLRKPKELSGGQRQRVAIGRAIVRQPEVFLFDEPLSNLDAALRVQMRIELKNLHRTLRSTMIYVTHDQVEAMTLADRIVVLRGGVVEQVGAPLELYQKPANLFVAGFLGSPAMNLISGGVEEMNQGRMMVRVAGGALVVVAARAGVATGAGVTLGVRAEHMALEPASDSDGIHVVVQAAELLGDASYVYLTPDGGTTQFIARVDAEALWKNGQMARVRVAPERWHVFDQEGVALP; encoded by the coding sequence ATGGCAGGACTGGAGATTCAAGGTGTCCGCAAGGGTTTCGGCCAGCAACCGATTTTGCGCGGCATTGATCTGAGCATCGCCGATGGCGAGTTCGTGGTGTTCGTCGGACCGTCGGGCTGCGGCAAGTCGACGCTGCTGCGCACGATCTGCGGATTGGAGACTGTCGACGAAGGCGCGGTGCGGATTGGCGGGAAGGACATGACGCACGTGCCGCCGGCGCAGCGCGGCATTGCCATGGTGTTCCAGAGTTATGCGCTATATCCGCACATGACGGTGTACGACAATATGGGCTTTGCGCTCAAGCTGGCGGGTTTGACGCCGGAGGCCATTCGCGAAAAAGTGATGCAGGCGGCAGCCATCCTGCGCATCGAGCCGCTATTGCTGCGCAAGCCGAAAGAGCTGTCCGGCGGCCAGCGGCAGCGCGTGGCGATAGGCCGCGCGATTGTGCGCCAGCCGGAGGTGTTCCTGTTCGATGAGCCGCTATCCAATCTGGATGCGGCGTTGCGGGTGCAGATGCGCATCGAGTTAAAGAACCTGCACCGCACGCTGCGTAGCACGATGATTTACGTGACCCACGATCAGGTGGAGGCGATGACGTTGGCCGACCGCATTGTGGTTCTGCGTGGCGGTGTGGTGGAGCAGGTCGGCGCGCCGCTGGAGTTGTACCAGAAGCCGGCCAATCTGTTTGTGGCCGGTTTTCTCGGATCGCCGGCGATGAACCTGATCAGCGGCGGGGTTGAAGAGATGAATCAAGGGCGGATGATGGTGCGCGTGGCCGGCGGCGCCTTGGTGGTGGTGGCGGCGCGCGCCGGAGTGGCGACCGGCGCCGGCGTAACGCTCGGCGTCCGGGCCGAACACATGGCGTTGGAGCCGGCCAGCGACAGCGACGGCATCCATGTGGTGGTGCAGGCGGCCGAGTTGCTGGGCGACGCCAGCTACGTCTATCTGACGCCGGACGGTGGCACCACGCAGTTCATCGCCCGCGTCGATGCCGAGGCGCTGTGGAAGAATGGCCAGATGGCGCGGGTGCGGGTAGCACCGGAGCGCTGGCATGTGTTCGATCAGGAAGGCGTTGCGCTGCCTTGA
- a CDS encoding alpha/beta hydrolase — MRFKFMLPLLMVSVSAMAAQRPVSVEVGGGAVYGTELTPDGVSGKVPVVVLHADAGPTDRDGNSTTQFGANDALRLLAEALAKKGIASIRYDKRGVAASALPVWKEEDLRLDDCIGDATAWLKKLRSDARFSRVVMAGHGEGALIASEACEQGGADACVLIAGTGRSVEELLREQMKEQLPPPMQAESDRILDELKAGKTTSNVPPPLMSVYNPDVQPYLISALQHDPRKAIAALKMPVLILQGSTDMQVKADDAKALAEAAPKARLVTVDGMNHILKLVPDDEAQQMNSYATPTLPVAPQLIDALSSFVKAP; from the coding sequence ATGCGTTTCAAATTCATGTTGCCGTTGTTGATGGTGTCGGTATCGGCGATGGCTGCGCAACGGCCGGTATCGGTGGAAGTGGGCGGCGGCGCCGTCTATGGCACCGAGCTGACACCGGATGGCGTGAGCGGCAAAGTCCCGGTGGTGGTGCTGCACGCCGACGCCGGCCCCACCGACCGCGATGGCAACAGCACCACGCAGTTCGGCGCCAACGATGCCTTGCGCTTGCTGGCCGAAGCGTTGGCAAAGAAAGGCATCGCCTCGATCCGCTACGACAAGCGCGGCGTCGCCGCCAGCGCGCTGCCAGTGTGGAAGGAAGAGGATCTGCGCCTGGATGACTGCATCGGCGACGCTACGGCGTGGCTGAAAAAGTTGCGCAGCGATGCGCGCTTTTCGCGCGTGGTGATGGCCGGTCATGGCGAAGGCGCATTGATCGCGTCCGAAGCTTGCGAGCAGGGCGGGGCCGATGCCTGCGTACTGATCGCGGGCACCGGCCGTTCGGTCGAAGAACTGCTGCGCGAACAGATGAAGGAGCAATTGCCGCCGCCAATGCAGGCTGAAAGCGACCGCATTCTGGATGAGCTCAAGGCCGGAAAAACCACCAGTAATGTGCCGCCGCCACTGATGTCGGTGTATAACCCGGACGTGCAGCCCTATCTGATCTCCGCGCTACAGCACGACCCGCGCAAAGCCATCGCCGCGTTAAAAATGCCGGTACTGATCCTGCAAGGCAGCACCGACATGCAGGTTAAGGCGGACGACGCCAAGGCGCTGGCGGAAGCTGCGCCGAAGGCCCGGCTGGTGACCGTCGACGGCATGAACCACATCCTGAAACTGGTGCCGGATGACGAGGCCCAGCAAATGAATTCTTACGCTACGCCGACGCTGCCGGTGGCGCCGCAACTGATCGACGCCTTGAGCAGCTTCGTCAAGGCGCCGTAA
- a CDS encoding GH36-type glycosyl hydrolase domain-containing protein — MTNVLMRHAQLLSNGSFTTLLTGAGTGFSRVGDTTLSRWNGDRIEDAEGYFFYLRDTESGRHWPLGAQPGGGVAAQRAAGGDAGSCWISATADGIEARLEAALDPERDVEVRSILLSNLSDRARKIELTSYLEVVLNRQSEEAGHPAFSKLFVQTEHDAGSGALLAHRRPRGEGEAGLWMVHAAAGGEAAGFETDRTRFVGRGRDLRTPVGMDGALSGTAGNVLDPAFSLRRSVALAPGGQARVVFVLGAAPSRDQALALVSAASGDGLPLLAAARTAGEALRQQIGLSAEQAAYCQRLAGAMLYGQAGLRLPPAAIAVASGLIAAPIDAGVATGEVGAAAHGLPPIDVLLWATRPGDADVELVLQARRYWAAMGLHFNVLLLGGDGAWATDDGLHVRDHASLSTADLAHIELNALLVVRDGLPALDTSDGAALSTPIASNTPKATLANGPAAVSSDAALRFFNGNGGFTEAGDEYVIRMDWDADRGLHRPPLAWTNAISNEHFGFLVSDSGAGYTWSRNSRVHRLTPWYNDPIRDPHGEALYVRDEDNGQFWSPVPGPATACAGYEAAHGFGYTRFRHISHGLEQQTTMFVPRHDPVKLVRVRVTNHGDTARRLSLFSYQRLVLGGTPADSSRFVVTEHDPAGVLLATNPLAGVFADGVTFAAALAADNAAVHHSADRAAFIGLHGSTAQPAALAAPRLDGVSGAGLDPCAALQVVQELAPGATLECVFLLGETVERNAALELVRRYSTPGAVQQAYDEITAFWRKTVGAVQVRTPAPAVDLMLNGWLAYQNLSCRIWGRSAFYQSGGALGYRDQLQDSSAMIYARPDLTRQQIRIHAAHQFVEGDVLHWWHTAPMEQGLRTRFSDDLLWLPYITAFYVHTTGDRSVLDEVEPFLTARHLEDGEDEVYLKPELSGESADIYEHCCRALDRSLTQGAHGLPLMGTGDWNDGMNRVGREGRGESVWMGFFLSRIIKDFLPICEQRGDHARVTIYRAYHDHLDYALNADGWDGDWYRRAFYDNGAVIGSKDSDECQIDALAQAWAVISGAAPAQRASQALDAMEQRLISEHDGLIRLLTPAFVNTPNDPGYIKGYVAGVRENGGQYTHAACWAVRAMAEAGRRDRAARLLEMISPVSHALDPAAVAVYQVEPYVIAADVYGEAPHVGRGGWTWYTGSSGWMFRVGLESVLGFSIEAGTHIVLSPRVPDDWPEFSIQYAAPDGASYQIVVHNPQGCAGQVVGVTLDGVSLAPQAGAARIPLSQGDGLHRIEVLLG; from the coding sequence ATGACCAATGTACTGATGCGCCATGCGCAATTGCTGTCGAACGGCAGCTTCACCACTTTGCTGACCGGCGCCGGCACGGGCTTCAGCCGTGTTGGCGACACCACGCTGTCGCGCTGGAATGGCGACCGCATTGAAGACGCGGAAGGCTACTTCTTCTACCTGCGCGATACCGAAAGCGGCAGGCATTGGCCGCTGGGCGCGCAGCCCGGTGGCGGCGTCGCCGCGCAACGCGCCGCTGGCGGTGATGCCGGCAGTTGCTGGATCAGCGCCACCGCTGATGGCATCGAGGCGCGCCTGGAAGCGGCGCTCGATCCTGAGCGGGACGTGGAGGTGCGCAGCATCCTGCTTAGTAACCTGTCGGACCGCGCGCGCAAGATTGAGCTGACCAGCTATCTGGAAGTGGTGCTGAACCGCCAGTCCGAGGAAGCAGGGCATCCTGCGTTCTCAAAATTGTTTGTGCAGACCGAGCATGATGCCGGCAGTGGAGCGCTACTGGCGCACCGCCGCCCACGAGGCGAGGGCGAGGCCGGACTGTGGATGGTGCATGCCGCCGCCGGTGGCGAGGCCGCCGGCTTTGAAACGGACCGCACGCGCTTTGTCGGCCGTGGCCGCGATCTGCGCACGCCGGTGGGGATGGATGGCGCCTTGTCCGGCACCGCAGGCAATGTGCTGGACCCGGCTTTCAGCCTGCGCCGCAGCGTGGCGCTGGCCCCGGGCGGACAGGCGCGCGTGGTGTTCGTGCTCGGTGCAGCACCCAGTCGCGATCAGGCGCTGGCGCTGGTCAGCGCGGCGAGCGGGGATGGCCTGCCGCTGCTTGCCGCCGCGCGCACCGCCGGCGAAGCGCTGCGCCAGCAGATTGGCCTGAGCGCGGAGCAGGCTGCATACTGCCAACGACTGGCAGGCGCGATGCTGTATGGCCAAGCGGGCCTGCGTCTGCCACCAGCGGCAATTGCCGTGGCCAGCGGCCTGATCGCCGCGCCAATTGACGCGGGCGTAGCCACCGGTGAAGTTGGCGCGGCGGCGCACGGCCTGCCGCCGATCGATGTGCTGCTGTGGGCCACGCGGCCTGGTGACGCTGATGTGGAACTGGTGCTGCAGGCGCGCCGCTACTGGGCCGCAATGGGGCTGCACTTCAACGTGCTGCTGCTGGGGGGCGACGGCGCCTGGGCCACTGACGACGGTCTGCACGTCCGCGATCATGCCAGCCTGTCGACTGCCGATCTGGCGCATATCGAACTGAATGCTCTGCTCGTGGTGCGCGATGGCTTGCCAGCGCTGGACACGTCCGATGGCGCAGCGCTTTCCACGCCGATTGCGTCAAATACGCCCAAAGCCACGCTGGCCAACGGCCCGGCCGCAGTCAGCAGCGATGCAGCGCTACGCTTCTTTAACGGCAACGGCGGCTTCACTGAAGCGGGCGATGAATATGTGATCCGCATGGACTGGGACGCCGATCGCGGCCTGCATCGCCCGCCGCTGGCGTGGACCAACGCCATCTCCAACGAACATTTCGGCTTCCTGGTCAGCGACAGCGGTGCGGGCTACACCTGGAGCCGCAACAGCCGCGTGCATCGCCTGACGCCGTGGTATAACGATCCGATACGCGATCCGCATGGCGAGGCGTTATATGTGCGCGACGAAGACAACGGCCAATTCTGGTCGCCGGTACCCGGTCCGGCGACGGCATGCGCAGGCTACGAAGCGGCGCACGGCTTTGGCTATACGCGCTTCCGCCATATCAGCCATGGGTTGGAGCAGCAAACCACGATGTTCGTGCCACGTCACGATCCGGTGAAACTGGTGCGCGTGCGGGTGACCAATCATGGCGATACCGCGCGCCGCCTGTCGCTGTTCTCGTATCAGCGCCTGGTGTTGGGCGGCACGCCCGCCGACAGCAGCCGCTTTGTCGTGACCGAACACGATCCTGCTGGCGTGCTGCTGGCGACCAATCCATTGGCCGGGGTATTTGCAGACGGCGTGACCTTCGCCGCCGCCTTGGCGGCAGATAACGCCGCAGTGCATCACAGCGCCGACCGCGCCGCGTTTATCGGCCTGCATGGCAGCACGGCGCAACCGGCGGCATTGGCCGCGCCCCGGCTGGATGGCGTCAGCGGCGCGGGACTCGATCCCTGCGCGGCCTTGCAGGTGGTGCAGGAGCTGGCGCCGGGCGCCACGCTGGAATGCGTTTTCCTGCTCGGCGAGACTGTGGAGCGCAACGCCGCGCTGGAGCTGGTACGGCGCTATTCGACGCCCGGCGCGGTGCAGCAGGCTTACGACGAGATTACCGCCTTCTGGCGCAAGACCGTCGGCGCGGTGCAGGTGCGCACGCCGGCGCCGGCAGTTGACCTGATGCTGAATGGCTGGTTGGCCTATCAGAACCTGAGTTGCCGCATCTGGGGCCGCTCGGCCTTCTATCAGTCCGGCGGCGCGCTGGGGTACCGCGACCAGTTGCAGGATTCCAGCGCCATGATTTATGCCCGTCCCGACCTGACGCGCCAGCAGATCCGCATCCACGCCGCCCATCAGTTCGTGGAAGGCGATGTGCTGCACTGGTGGCACACCGCGCCGATGGAGCAGGGGCTGCGCACGCGCTTCTCGGACGATCTGTTATGGCTGCCCTACATCACCGCTTTCTATGTCCACACCACCGGCGACCGCAGCGTGCTGGATGAAGTGGAGCCGTTCCTGACCGCGCGGCACCTGGAGGATGGCGAGGACGAAGTTTACCTGAAGCCCGAACTGTCAGGCGAAAGCGCCGATATCTATGAACACTGCTGCCGCGCACTGGACCGCTCGCTGACGCAGGGCGCGCACGGCCTGCCGTTGATGGGCACCGGCGACTGGAATGACGGCATGAACCGCGTCGGCCGCGAAGGGCGGGGCGAGAGCGTGTGGATGGGCTTTTTCCTGTCGCGCATCATCAAGGATTTCCTGCCGATCTGCGAACAGCGCGGCGACCACGCACGCGTGACCATCTACCGCGCCTACCACGATCATCTGGACTACGCGCTGAATGCCGATGGCTGGGACGGCGACTGGTATCGCCGCGCCTTCTACGACAACGGCGCCGTCATCGGCTCGAAGGACAGCGACGAATGCCAGATCGACGCGCTGGCTCAGGCCTGGGCGGTGATCTCCGGCGCAGCGCCGGCGCAGCGCGCCAGCCAGGCGCTGGATGCGATGGAACAGCGGCTGATCTCCGAACACGATGGCCTGATCCGGCTGCTGACGCCTGCCTTCGTCAACACGCCCAATGATCCCGGCTACATCAAAGGCTACGTGGCCGGCGTGCGCGAGAACGGCGGCCAGTACACGCATGCCGCCTGCTGGGCGGTGCGCGCCATGGCCGAAGCGGGCCGCCGCGACCGCGCCGCGCGGCTGCTGGAAATGATCAGCCCTGTCAGTCACGCGCTCGATCCGGCCGCTGTCGCGGTGTATCAGGTCGAGCCGTATGTGATTGCGGCAGACGTCTATGGCGAGGCGCCGCATGTGGGACGCGGCGGCTGGACGTGGTACACCGGATCGTCCGGCTGGATGTTCCGCGTCGGGCTGGAGTCGGTGCTGGGCTTCAGCATCGAGGCTGGCACACACATCGTATTGTCGCCGCGCGTGCCGGATGACTGGCCGGAGTTCAGCATCCAATACGCCGCGCCGGATGGCGCCAGCTATCAGATCGTGGTGCACAATCCGCAGGGCTGCGCGGGTCAGGTAGTGGGCGTTACGCTGGACGGCGTGTCGCTGGCGCCGCAAGCCGGCGCGGCGCGCATTCCGTTGTCGCAGGGCGACGGCTTGCATCGTATCGAAGTGCTGTTGGGTTAA
- a CDS encoding autorepressor SdpR family transcription factor codes for MNASNSAFKAIADPARREILRLLRNGEMTAGDLAQQFDISKPTMSHHFSVLAEADLITRRREGQTIWYGLNTTVLQDVLSWMMDLAGADTKGRKK; via the coding sequence ATGAATGCTTCCAACAGCGCCTTCAAAGCCATTGCCGATCCCGCCCGGCGCGAGATCCTGCGCCTGCTGCGCAACGGCGAGATGACGGCCGGCGATCTGGCGCAGCAGTTCGACATTAGCAAGCCGACCATGTCGCACCATTTCTCGGTGCTGGCGGAAGCGGACCTGATCACGCGTCGGCGCGAAGGGCAGACCATCTGGTATGGACTCAATACGACCGTGCTGCAAGACGTGCTGTCCTGGATGATGGACCTGGCCGGCGCCGATACCAAGGGGAGAAAAAAATGA